The Bacteroidota bacterium genome has a window encoding:
- a CDS encoding phosphatidylserine decarboxylase family protein, whose protein sequence is MKIHREGYGIILIAMLLLGGITYTTQYFLGAEHFVFKAVLVLCLVLFVLVVQFFRNPARNTPQGDNLVIAPADGKVVVIEEAVETEYLGDKRIQVSIFMSPINVHVNRNPVSGRFDYYRYHPGKYLVAWHPKSSTENERTTVVIETPQKEKILFRQIAGALARRIVCYAQEGKPALRGAEFGFIKFGSRIDIYLPLTAKIKVNLEEKTIGGETIIAEL, encoded by the coding sequence ATGAAAATACATCGCGAAGGCTACGGCATTATTTTAATAGCCATGTTGCTGTTGGGCGGCATTACGTACACTACCCAATACTTTTTGGGGGCTGAGCATTTTGTGTTCAAAGCAGTTTTGGTGCTATGCCTTGTACTGTTTGTATTAGTGGTGCAGTTTTTCCGTAATCCTGCCCGCAATACCCCACAGGGCGATAATTTGGTAATTGCCCCTGCCGATGGTAAAGTAGTTGTGATTGAAGAGGCTGTTGAAACAGAATACTTGGGCGATAAACGCATACAGGTATCTATTTTTATGTCGCCCATAAATGTGCACGTAAACCGTAACCCTGTTTCAGGCCGTTTTGATTATTACCGCTACCACCCCGGTAAATACTTGGTGGCTTGGCACCCTAAATCATCTACCGAAAACGAACGTACAACGGTAGTGATTGAAACTCCTCAGAAAGAAAAGATACTATTTCGTCAAATTGCGGGAGCTTTGGCGCGTCGTATTGTATGCTACGCACAAGAAGGAAAACCTGCACTTCGCGGGGCTGAATTCGGGTTTATTAAATTTGGCTCAAGGATAGACATATACCTTCCTCTAACCGCCAAAATAAAAGTAAACCTAGAAGAGAAAACCATAGGTGGCGAAACAATTATCGCTGAATTATAA